The following coding sequences are from one Candidatus Omnitrophota bacterium window:
- a CDS encoding diguanylate cyclase, giving the protein MTDKEKMLRQELERMEWEFSMLHEVSNAMRTTLKLDQIFYIILTALTAHEGLGFNRAMLFLVNEKENVLEGVMGIGPHSGEEAGKIWQSLSQREMTLDDFISAYANFKMDPESKLNSIVKGMKLPLREDMGVLALTILEGMPFEITNEEARKNVDPEILRMLNTSFFVTVPLKAKDRILGAILVDNVFNKKPITKSDVRMLTMFANHAGLAIENSRLYEETVYLSNTDWLTKLWNYGRFQQLLSLEIEKAKMRSTLMTLVMIDVDNFKNFNDTHGHLKGDEALRNIAAILYGKSRKCDFVVRYGGEEFAIIMPDTSKDNARLFADRLRSDIEKFYAEDTAISPEKRLTISAGIATYPEDAAAKDEIISLADAALYRAKRSGKNRIYLVNRDMAD; this is encoded by the coding sequence ATGACCGACAAAGAGAAGATGTTAAGACAGGAGTTGGAGCGCATGGAATGGGAATTTTCCATGCTGCACGAAGTTTCCAACGCGATGAGGACAACCCTTAAGTTGGACCAGATATTCTATATCATCCTTACGGCTCTGACAGCGCACGAAGGGCTGGGCTTCAACCGCGCTATGCTTTTTCTGGTAAATGAAAAAGAGAATGTGCTTGAAGGAGTAATGGGTATAGGGCCTCATTCCGGAGAAGAGGCCGGCAAGATATGGCAATCCCTATCCCAGAGAGAGATGACGCTGGATGATTTTATTTCGGCATATGCTAACTTTAAAATGGATCCTGAATCAAAATTAAACAGCATAGTGAAAGGCATGAAACTTCCCTTACGCGAAGATATGGGAGTTCTTGCGCTTACGATACTTGAGGGGATGCCTTTTGAAATAACCAACGAAGAGGCCAGAAAAAACGTCGATCCTGAAATATTAAGGATGCTTAATACGAGTTTCTTCGTGACAGTCCCTCTCAAGGCCAAAGACAGGATATTAGGCGCCATACTCGTAGACAATGTATTCAATAAAAAACCGATAACAAAGTCGGACGTGCGCATGCTTACCATGTTCGCGAACCATGCGGGACTGGCAATAGAGAATTCGCGCCTATATGAAGAGACGGTATATCTCTCGAATACGGACTGGCTTACGAAATTATGGAATTACGGAAGGTTCCAGCAGCTGCTATCTCTCGAAATAGAGAAGGCAAAGATGCGTTCGACACTCATGACCCTGGTCATGATAGACGTGGATAATTTCAAAAATTTCAACGACACTCACGGCCATTTAAAAGGAGATGAGGCCCTAAGAAACATCGCGGCCATACTTTACGGTAAATCCAGAAAATGCGATTTCGTCGTCAGATACGGCGGCGAAGAATTTGCGATAATAATGCCTGATACCTCAAAAGATAATGCAAGGCTATTTGCCGACAGGCTCAGGAGTGATATTGAAAAGTTCTACGCGGAAGATACCGCAATCTCACCCGAAAAACGCCTTACCATAAGTGCCGGCATAGCGACATACCCTGAAGACGCTGCCGCAAAAGACGAAATAATATCCTTAGCGGACGCGGCTCTCTACCGGGCAAAACGCAGCGGGAAAAACAGGATATATTTAGTTAATAGGGATATGGCCGACTAA